Below is a genomic region from Desulfonispora thiosulfatigenes DSM 11270.
AAACCGATAAAGAGTTTAATTTTAGATTTATCAATGGTTAGTTTTATTGATAGTTCAGGATTAGGTGCTATTTTAGGAAGGTACAAGATTATTCAGCAACAAGGGGGAAAGATGTCCATTTTTGGAGCTATACCTTCAGTATATAGAATATTAGAATTATCTGGAATAATGAAAATAATCCCTGTTTTAACTTCTGAAGAATATGGATTAGAAAGGAAGGAGGCATAAGTAAAATGACTGAAAAAACAATGAATCATGTAAAAATAGAATTTTCGAGTTTACCTGAAAACGTATCTTTAGCGAGGGTATTAATTGCAAGTTTAGTAGCTCAAATTGATACTACTTTAAATGATTTAGAAGAAGTAAAGGTTGCTGTTTCAGAGGCTGTGTCCAATTCCATTATTCATGGTTACCAAAATAAGCCTGATGGAATGGTAAAGCTAGAGGTATTTATCAAAGATGGAATATTAGACATTACAATTGAAGACTCTGGTATAGGTATAGAAAATGTGGAGGAAGCAATGACTCCAATGTTTTCAACTATTCCGGAAAGAATGGGACTTGGTTTTGCTTTCATGAAATCATTTATGGACTCTGTTAGTGTAAATTCAAGCTTAGATCAAGGCACAAAAGTAAGTTTAAGAAAAAAAATAATAAGCGATAGTTCATGCGCCTTAATGGCTAAGTAAGGAATAATATATGAATACACGACTGTCTGAGATGAATTTACCGAGATTCCCAGTACTTAAAGATGATGAAATGAAAATGCTAATAGCAAAGGCTCAAAGTGGAGATGAATACGCAAGAGACAGATTAGTAAATTGTAATTTACGTCTTGTTTTTAATATGGTACAAAGATTTTTTAATAGGGGATATGAAAGTGAAGATTTGTTTCAGATCGGTACTATTGGTTTAATAAAGGCTATAGACAAATTTGATTCTAGTTATAATGTCAAATTTTCAACTTATGCTGTTCCTATGATAGTTGGAGAAATTCGCAGATTTCTAAGGGACGATAGTACAATTAAAGTAAGCCGATCTTATAAGGAAATTTCGTATAAAGTACATAAATGTCGAGAGGAATTAACTGCTAAATTAAACAGAGACCCTAAAATTAGTGAAATAGCAGAAGTATTAGATTTAAAGATTGAAGATATAGTAACTGCCTTAGATGCTGTGCAGTCCCCTACTTCAATTCACGAAACTTTGTATCAAGATGATGGTGACCCAATTTATGTTTTAGATCAATTATCAGATGAAAAAACATCGGGTGAACAATGGTTTGATCAAATCATTTTAAATGAAGTCCTGACAAGTCTTCCTATCAAAGAAAGACAAATATTAGTTTTGCGATTTTTAAAAGACAAAACTCAAAATGAAGTTGCTAAAATTGTTGGTTTGTCACAGGTTCAAGTTTCCCGTATTGAAAGACAAGCTTTAAAGGCAATTAGAGAACGGATGGATACAGGAAGCTAATTTGAAAATATGTGCAGTCTTTCTAATAGAAAATAATTTTTAGGGCTTAATAGCCCTTTTTTTAATGCAAAAATAGAATGTTGATAATAGTTAAAGCAAGACAGGAATATGTATATATTTCCCAGGTAATATTGAAATAGAGGGGTTTTTTTAAAAAATCATTATGTGTTATAATGAAAATTAGTATATATTTAAGTACTTGTTAAATTATAAAATAAGTTTATCGGTAGATATTGTATATTTAATCTGGTAATAGATTTGGAGGTTCAGTAATGCAAAACGGTAATAATTTTGAAATTGAAGAACACGCACAAACTTATTATATTCAAACTTTTGGCTGTCAAATGAATGAAAGAGATACAGAAATTTTAGCAGGAATGCTCGAACAGTTATCATATAGTCCTAGTGCTAGTATAGAAAAGGCCGATATTATTTTAATTAATACATGTTGTATCCGAGAAAAGGCAGAAAGTAAGGCGCTTAGTCAAATTGGGGAGTTAAAAAAATTTAAAAATAATAACCCTCATTTAATTATCGGGGTATGTGGTTGTATGGCTCAGCAAGAAGAGAAGGCCAAAGAAATTATGCGTTCATTACCTTATGTAGACTTTATTTTAGGTACTCATAATATTCATGAACTTCCTGATGTGGTTAAAAAAATATGGGCAGAAAAACAAAACTATGTTTTAGTGTGGGACCAAGAAAAAGAGATAATTGAGAACTTGCCATATAAAAACAAATTTTCTTACAAAGCTTTAGTCAATATAACCTATGGTTGTAATAATTTTTGCACATATTGTATAGTTCCCTATGTTAGAGGCAGAGAAAGAAGCAGACAATCAGAGTATATTTTAAAAGAAATAAGAGATATGGTTAATGATGGAGTAGTTGAGATAATGCTACTTGGGCAAAATGTAAACTCTTATGGCAAAGATTTTACAGAGATTGAGTATGATTTTTCAGATTTAATTAGTGATATAAATGAAATAGAAGGTTTAAAAAGAATTAGATATATGACCTCGCATCCTCGTGACTTTAATTTAAAATTAATTAAAACAATCGCTAAATGTGAAAAGGTTTGTCAGCATTTTCATTTACCAGTACAAGCAGGTAGTGATAAAATTTTAGCAAAGATGAATAGAGGTTATACACAAGAGACTTATCTAAAATTAGTGGATAATATTAGAAAGTTCAATCCTAATGCTACAATAACTACAGATATAATAGTAGGATTTCCCGGCGAAACAGATGAGGATTTCCTGGAAACTTTAAATTTAGTTAAAAAGGTAAAATTTGATAGTGCATATACTTTTGTATATTCACCACGAAAAGGAACACCAGCTGCAAATTTCCCAGATCAAATACCATTAGCTATAAAAAAAGAACGATTACAAACCTTAAATCAAATAATCAACGAACACAGTAGAGAAAAAAGTGAACAATATCTAAACAAAGTGTATGAAGTTTTAGTAGAGGGACATAGTAAGAATAATGACCAAATGCTTTCCGGAAGAACAGAAAGTGCGAAAAATGTAATATTTTCTGGAGATGATGAGTTAATAGGTAAAATTGTACCTGTATTAATAACTGAAGCTCAAACATGGATTTTAAAAGGTGAGTTGCAGTAACTAGAAAAAAATTATACAATAGAGAAATACTATGGAGGTGTTAAATATGCAAATTTTAGACAAAGCAAAAGAATTAGCAGACGCAATTAGAAATTCTGAAGAATTAAAGGCAGTACGTGAAGGTGAAATGGCTATATCAGCTGATCCTGAAGCACAAAAAATTATTGAGGAATACCAAAACTTGCAAAAAGAGGTACATACTCAAGGATTACAAGAATTAACTGCTGAATTAAAAGAACAAGCAGATTCTATTGAAGAAAAAATGTCTAAGAATCAAACATTAGTTGATTACTTAGGTGCGCAAGAAAAATTAGATAATATTTTAGGTCAATTAAATAACATGATTAATAACGCTTTAACTCAACAAAACGAAGAAGGATGTACTAGTTGTTCAAGTTGTTGTGGTAGTTGTTCTTAAGAAAACTTATATAAGGAGATTTTTTAATCTCCTTATATTTCTTATATAGTAAAACTTGGAGGAGTAAAATGTTTAGTAGCACACCTATGTTGATACAATATCAAGAAATAAAAAATAGTTATAAAGATTGTATTTTGTTTTATAGATTAGGTGATTTTTATGAAATGTTTGGTAGTGATGCAGAAGTTGCCAGTAAAGTATTAGAAATTGCTTTAACCTCTAGAGAGGCAGGAAAGGGAAGACGCATACCTATGTGCGGCGTGCCATTTCATTCAGCTGATAACTATATAGCAAAATTAATTAACAATGATTATAAAGTTGCAATTTGTGAACAAATGGAAGATCCTAAAAAAAGTAAAGGCATCGTAAAAAGAGATGTTGTTAGAATTATTACTCCTGGAACAGTATTAGAAAACAATCTCTTACATGAAGAGAATAATAATTTTCTAGTATGTATCACTAAAGGTGAAAACTCTTTTGGTTTAGCTGCGGTGGATATTTCTACTGGAGAATTTTATACTAGTGAAATTAATAAAAAAGAAGATTTAATCAATGAAGTTCTTCGTTATACACCTGCAGAATGTATTACATCCAAAACTCAATTTGAACTTGATCAATTACCTAATTCAGTTAAAATAAGCTATCATTATGATTATGCTTTTAAAGGTGATTACTGTAAAAAAATACTCTTAGAACATTTTAATTTAAATACTTTACAAAGTATTGGATTGGAAAATTTTCCTGAGGCGATCAAAGCATCAGGTGCTGTACTGGATTATTTGATATCTACTCAAAAAAATCCACCTGGTAATATCGAAAAGCTTAAAATTTATCACATTGAAGATAATATGTATTTAGATTTTGCCACTAAAAAAAATCTAGAACTAATTCAACCAATTAACATACAAGAAAAAAACAGTACTTTACTCTCTGTTTTAGATAAAACAGTTACGCCTTTAGGTGCGCGTATGCTTAAATCATGGCTGACGAAACCTTTGGTTAATAAAGAGGAAATTCAAAACAGATTAAATGCTAATGAAGAATTGGTTAATAATTTAGATTT
It encodes:
- a CDS encoding STAS domain-containing protein; its protein translation is MIAIKIKKNSLIVKVSGELDLVVAKEFSESVDKVLQNKPIKSLILDLSMVSFIDSSGLGAILGRYKIIQQQGGKMSIFGAIPSVYRILELSGIMKIIPVLTSEEYGLERKEA
- the spoIIAB gene encoding anti-sigma F factor codes for the protein MTEKTMNHVKIEFSSLPENVSLARVLIASLVAQIDTTLNDLEEVKVAVSEAVSNSIIHGYQNKPDGMVKLEVFIKDGILDITIEDSGIGIENVEEAMTPMFSTIPERMGLGFAFMKSFMDSVSVNSSLDQGTKVSLRKKIISDSSCALMAK
- the sigF gene encoding RNA polymerase sporulation sigma factor SigF, with amino-acid sequence MNTRLSEMNLPRFPVLKDDEMKMLIAKAQSGDEYARDRLVNCNLRLVFNMVQRFFNRGYESEDLFQIGTIGLIKAIDKFDSSYNVKFSTYAVPMIVGEIRRFLRDDSTIKVSRSYKEISYKVHKCREELTAKLNRDPKISEIAEVLDLKIEDIVTALDAVQSPTSIHETLYQDDGDPIYVLDQLSDEKTSGEQWFDQIILNEVLTSLPIKERQILVLRFLKDKTQNEVAKIVGLSQVQVSRIERQALKAIRERMDTGS
- the miaB gene encoding tRNA (N6-isopentenyl adenosine(37)-C2)-methylthiotransferase MiaB, producing MQNGNNFEIEEHAQTYYIQTFGCQMNERDTEILAGMLEQLSYSPSASIEKADIILINTCCIREKAESKALSQIGELKKFKNNNPHLIIGVCGCMAQQEEKAKEIMRSLPYVDFILGTHNIHELPDVVKKIWAEKQNYVLVWDQEKEIIENLPYKNKFSYKALVNITYGCNNFCTYCIVPYVRGRERSRQSEYILKEIRDMVNDGVVEIMLLGQNVNSYGKDFTEIEYDFSDLISDINEIEGLKRIRYMTSHPRDFNLKLIKTIAKCEKVCQHFHLPVQAGSDKILAKMNRGYTQETYLKLVDNIRKFNPNATITTDIIVGFPGETDEDFLETLNLVKKVKFDSAYTFVYSPRKGTPAANFPDQIPLAIKKERLQTLNQIINEHSREKSEQYLNKVYEVLVEGHSKNNDQMLSGRTESAKNVIFSGDDELIGKIVPVLITEAQTWILKGELQ
- a CDS encoding YlbF family regulator, producing the protein MQILDKAKELADAIRNSEELKAVREGEMAISADPEAQKIIEEYQNLQKEVHTQGLQELTAELKEQADSIEEKMSKNQTLVDYLGAQEKLDNILGQLNNMINNALTQQNEEGCTSCSSCCGSCS